The following are encoded together in the Acidobacteriota bacterium genome:
- a CDS encoding CopD family protein, with translation MTATSGPANGPSRSTAAVAETLDPDSSLSWEMAGRWAVYPPLLLVCGATGMRLLEAMGPRDLAVRDLRAELARLALLSSLLLLAALLLRALFQSIEVWGAGEALALDNLRGVALESRWGGRWRWQVAAAMVAMLGSLAAWRLPGVGLTITGAGALGLAATLPMTGHAFGNPLAWTAQSVHVLGAGFWIGTLIVILVLPLMVPGTSVAEAASMRRFWLGAFWPLAIVAATLLVLSGVVLAILYLPAWNTLWTEAYGRILLAKVAGSVGVLFLGAVNHLRMNFRPDAHTDPVPLTVALEVAFALVVLAATGMLTSTAQPDMH, from the coding sequence GTCCGGACCGGCGAATGGACCTTCACGATCGACCGCGGCGGTCGCTGAGACGCTGGATCCGGATTCGTCACTGAGCTGGGAGATGGCCGGCCGCTGGGCCGTCTATCCGCCGCTGCTTCTGGTTTGCGGCGCGACCGGCATGCGCCTTCTGGAGGCGATGGGTCCACGCGACCTGGCGGTTCGCGACCTGCGGGCCGAGCTGGCTCGACTTGCGCTGCTGTCGTCCCTGCTGCTGTTGGCGGCGCTCCTGCTGCGCGCCCTGTTCCAGTCGATCGAGGTCTGGGGAGCGGGCGAGGCTCTCGCGCTCGACAACTTGCGAGGCGTGGCGCTGGAGAGCCGTTGGGGAGGTCGATGGCGCTGGCAGGTCGCGGCCGCGATGGTCGCGATGCTTGGTTCCCTTGCGGCCTGGAGGTTGCCCGGGGTTGGCCTGACGATCACCGGGGCCGGGGCCCTGGGGCTGGCGGCGACGCTGCCCATGACGGGCCACGCGTTCGGCAACCCTCTTGCGTGGACCGCGCAGAGCGTTCATGTGCTGGGCGCCGGATTCTGGATCGGCACGTTGATCGTCATCCTCGTTCTTCCGCTGATGGTCCCAGGGACATCGGTTGCGGAAGCGGCGTCGATGCGCCGGTTCTGGCTGGGCGCCTTCTGGCCGCTTGCGATCGTCGCCGCGACGCTCCTGGTGTTGAGCGGGGTCGTGCTGGCGATCCTCTACCTGCCGGCCTGGAACACCCTCTGGACCGAGGCGTATGGCCGAATCCTGCTGGCCAAGGTGGCGGGGAGTGTGGGCGTCCTGTTCCTGGGCGCCGTGAACCACCTCCGGATGAACTTCCGCCCCGATGCCCACACGGATCCGGTGCCGTTGACTGTCGCCCTCGAGGTGGCCTTCGCGCTGGTCGTGCTCGCGGCCACGGGGATGCTCACGAGCACCGCGCAGCCGGACATGCACTGA